The following are encoded together in the Lathyrus oleraceus cultivar Zhongwan6 chromosome 3, CAAS_Psat_ZW6_1.0, whole genome shotgun sequence genome:
- the LOC127126118 gene encoding calcium-transporting ATPase 12, plasma membrane-type, which produces MSNNHNLQYDGTSFIIDITNTFTKVTSKYTNNAKRRWRFAYTAIYSRRVMLSLAQEVISRKNPKLFHTQSSSTTLDVIEPLITRHNGTDHYSLVSHDVDRIKLADMVKDKSLKSLGEFGGVEGVARVLGTVPKMGIVGSDDDVSRRIELFGSNTYKKPPPKGLLHFVLEAFNDTTIIILLVCAGLSLGFGIKEHGPGEGWYEGGSIFVAVFLVVVVSALSNFRQERQFHKLSKISNNIKVKAVRNGRPQNISIFDVLVGDIVSLKIGDQIPADGVFLSGHSLQVDESSMTGESDHVEIEPLREPFLLSGAKVVDGYAQMLVTSVGKNTSWGQMMSSISRDTNERTPLQARLDKLTSSIGKVGLAVAFLVLLVLLVRYFTGNSQEKKGNKKFQGSDSNVNDVLNSVVSIVAAAVTIVVVAIPEGLPLAVTLTLAYSMKRMMADHAMVRKLSACETMGSATVICTDKTGTLTLNQMRVTKFSLGLENFIENFSNAMTPNVLELFHQGVGLNTTGSVYKPSSGSEPEISGSPTEKAILMWAVSDLGMDMDEMKQKHKVLHVETFNSEKKRSGVAIRKDSDNRVQVHWKGAAEMILAMCTTYIDSNGARKSLDKEERFKIEKMIQGMAASSLRCIAFAHTEISGSEENDYMIEREKKTLQEDRLTLLGIVGLKDPCRPNTKKAVETCKAAGVEIKMITGDNIFTAKAIATECGILDPKDHANAGEVVEGVEFRNYTEEERMAKVDIIRVMARSSPMDKLLMVQCLRKKGHVVAVTGDGTNDAPALKEADIGLSMGLQGTEVAKESSDIVILDDNFNSVATVLRWGRCVYNNIQKFIQFQLTVNVAALVINFIAAVSSGDVPLTTVQLLWVNLIMDTLGALALATERPTKELMKKKPIGRTEPLITNIMWRNLLAQASYQIAVLLIMQFYGKSIFNVSKEVKDTLIFNTFVLCQVFNEFNSRSMEKLYVFEGILKNHLFLGIVGITIVLQILMVELLRKFADTERLTWEQWGICTGIAVVSWPLACIVKLIPVSNQHSFNYTKWLKLLVFKIKKAF; this is translated from the coding sequence ATGTCTAACAATCATAATCTACAATATGATGGCACTTCATTCATCATTGATATCACCAACACCTTCACAAAAGTCACTTCTAAATACACCAATAATGCAAAAAGAAGGTGGCGTTTTGCATATACAGCTATATATTCTAGAAGGGTTATGCTTTCCCTTGCCCAAGAAGTTATATCCAGAAAAAATCCAAAACTCTTTCACACACAGTCTTCTAGCACCACTCTTGATGTAATTGAACCGCTCATTACTCGACATAACGGAACCGATCATTACTCATTGGTTTCTCATGATGTTGATAGAATCAAACTCGCTGATATGGTTAAGGACAAAAGCTTGAAGTCATTAGGTGAGTTTGGCGGAGTTGAAGGCGTTGCGCGTGTTCTTGGAACGGTTCCGAAAATGGGAATTGTGGGGAGTGATGATGATGTTTCGAGACGGATTGAGTTGTTTGGTTCGAATACTTACAAGAAGCCGCCCCCGAAAGGGCTTTTACATTTTGTGCTCGAGGCTTTCAATGATACAACTATTATTATCCTTCTGGTTTGTGCTGGTCTTTCCCTTGGTTTTGGTATAAAAGAACATGGACCAGGGGAAGGTTGGTATGAAGGTGGAAGTATATTTGTAGCGGTTTTTCTTGTGGTGGTTGTAAGTGCATTAAGCAATTTCAGACAAGAGAGACAGTTTCACAAACTGTCTAAGATAAGTAACAATATCAAAGTGAAAGCTGTGAGAAACGGAAGGCCGCAGAATATATCGATTTTTGACGTACTTGTGGGAGATATTGTGTCTCTCAAGATTGGCGATCAGATTCCGGCTGATGGAGTTTTTCTATCAGGTCATTCACTGCAGGTGGATGAATCTAGCATGACAGGTGAGAGCGACCATGTAGAGATTGAGCCTTTAAGAGAGCCTTTTTTGTTGTCGGGCGCGAAAGTGGTGGACGGATATGCTCAGATGCTTGTAACATCTGTTGGGAAAAACACTTCTTGGGGTCAAATGATGAGCTCGATATCGCGAGACACTAACGAGAGAACGCCCCTGCAAGCTCGTCTTGACAAGTTAACCTCTTCGATCGGGAAGGTTGGACTCGCGGTAGCGTTTCTCGTACTTCTAGTATTGTTGGTTCGTTATTTTACAGGTAATTCACAAGAAAAGAAAGGGAATAAAAAGTTTCAAGGAAGTGATAGCAATGTAAATGACGTTTTGAATTCTGTTGTGAGTATTGTTGCGGCTGCGGTTACTATTGTGGTTGTGGCAATCCCTGAGGGTTTGCCGTTGGCCGTGACGCTGACGCTTGCTTACTCGATGAAAAGAATGATGGCAGATCATGCCATGGTGAGGAAACTTTCTGCTTGCGAAACCATGGGATCTGCAACAGTTATTTGTACGGATAAAACAGGTACCTTGACATTGAATCAGATGAGAGTGACCAAGTTTTCTCTCGGCCTCGAAAATTTTATCGAAAATTTTTCCAATGCAATGACTCCTAATGTTCTTGAGTTATTCCACCAAGGGGTAGGCCTAAATACAACTGGAAGCGTCTATAAGCCGTCATCAGGATCCGAACCAGAAATTTCAGGTAGTCCGACAGAGAAAGCTATACTAATGTGGGCGGTATCAGATTTAGGTATGGACATGGATGAAATGAAACAGAAACATAAAGTCCTTCATGTTGAAACGTTTAACTCGGAGAAGAAACGAAGCGGCGTTGCAATAAGGAAGGACAGCGACAACCGAGTTCAGGTACATTGGAAAGGAGCTGCAGAGATGATACTTGCAATGTGTACAACCTATATTGATAGTAACGGCGCGAGGAAGTCCCTCGACAAAGAAGAACGGTTTAAAATCGAGAAGATGATTCAAGGCATGGCTGCTAGTAGCCTAAGATGCATTGCTTTTGCTCATACGGAGATTTCGGGTTCAGAAGAAAATGATTATATGATCGAAAGGGAGAAAAAGACTCTACAGGAAGATCGATTGACCTTGCTCGGCATTGTTGGCCTCAAGGATCCTTGTAGGCCAAACACAAAGAAAGCTGTGGAAACTTGCAAAGCTGCAGGAGTCGAAATTAAGATGATCACCGGCGATAACATATTCACCGCAAAGGCAATAGCAACAGAATGTGGAATATTAGATCCTAAGGATCATGCGAATGCTGGAGAAGTCGTCGAAGGTGTTGAATTCAGAAACTATACAGAAGAAGAGAGAATGGCGAAAGTTGATATTATCCGAGTGATGGCAAGATCGTCCCCTATGGACAAACTTCTGATGGTGCAATGCCTGAGAAAGAAAGGCCACGTAGTTGCGGTCACAGGCGACGGTACAAACGATGCACCTGCATTAAAAGAAGCCGATATAGGACTTTCAATGGGGCTCCAAGGAACCGAAGTCGCCAAAGAAAGTTCCGATATCGTTATCTTAGATGACAATTTCAATTCTGTCGCAACTGTTTTAAGATGGGGAAGATGTGTTTACAACAACATCCAGAAATTCATTCAGTTTCAACTAACAGTCAATGTTGCAGCACTCGTGATAAACTTCATCGCAGCAGTTTCTTCCGGGGATGTTCCCTTAACAACAGTTCAACTTCTTTGGGTGAATCTCATTATGGACACACTAGGTGCTTTGGCACTGGCAACAGAAAGGCCTACAAAGGAGTTAATGAAGAAAAAACCGATCGGTAGAACTGAGCCTCTTATCACAAACATCATGTGGAGAAACCTTCTAGCGCAAGCTTCATATCAGATAGCAGTTCTTCTCATCATGCAGTTCTACGGAAAATCGATTTTCAACGTAAGTAAAGAGGTAAAGGATACACTAATTTTTAACACTTTTGTTCTCTGCCAAGTTTTCAACGAGTTCAACTCGCGAAGCATGGAGAAACTATACGTTTTCGAAGGCATTCTGAAAAACCACCTGTTTCTCGGAATTGTGGGGATAACTATTGTTCTTCAAATCTTGATGGTGGAACTGCTGAGGAAATTTGCTGATACAGAAAGATTAACATGGGAGCAATGGGGAATATGTACCGGTATCGCAGTTGTTTCATGGCCTCTTGCTTGCATAGTAAAGCTCATACCTGTTTCAAATCAACATTCATTCAACTATACTAAGTGGTTAAAATTATTAGTCTTCAAGATTAAGAAAGCTTTTTAG